Proteins from a genomic interval of Methanobacteriaceae archaeon:
- a CDS encoding 4Fe-4S binding protein — protein MKNENEHSWINDYCNRCSNCVKACPEKALLEKEACCGNTETKLVQKLCIGCSQGCTYCIEDCPFHSKGYDHLKIKFDKMTAKLREKNKNKCY, from the coding sequence GTGAAAAACGAAAATGAGCATTCCTGGATAAATGATTACTGTAATAGATGCAGCAACTGTGTTAAGGCCTGCCCTGAAAAAGCACTGCTAGAAAAAGAAGCTTGCTGTGGAAATACTGAAACGAAACTGGTGCAAAAACTCTGTATAGGTTGTAGCCAGGGTTGTACATACTGTATAGAAGATTGTCCCTTCCACAGTAAAGGTTATGACCACCTTAAAATTAAATTTGACAAAATGACGGCTAAATTAAGAGAAAAAAACAAAAATAAGTGCTATTAA
- a CDS encoding ATP-dependent DNA helicase, producing MANPLFCPDCGMMRNRCICSDRNKTKSTNSFKSKIESYVRPESTKQEKSRDILYNKSYRNSSPKPSTYTPKKPSNSTILSSSRRNEIKSRFPDIDEEIINNFPFPDPREGQLDIISDIKNAIDEGFRYIVLEAGTGTGKSAIATTLARIYEPAYILTMTKQLQNQYAYEFDFGQVKGRGNFSCKTDDLESGCDIGTCQTTPSSKKFHCRYGVSKSPTIGAIEAFEDSFGNPVFFQSSDHCHYWDQKADAVNSDITLMNYDYALLELNYVGHFGARDLMILDEAHNIEDKLMRRLEVIVSNQRLEKDIKKVIPPKMATFTDPNDWILQVEFLRDSYQDINVKDMPKNKADRINHTVSRLGDLAENLEKEPKNWVVDPNQGGVSFKPLRVHHYAEENLFKHAKTCIFMSATILSHQMFCKWLGLDPREVYFVKVDSPFPASKRPIEFKLAGKMSKNRIKRTAPDTLPILNKILKRHQHDKGLIHTHNYQCQNYIMQKIPNSRLTPHNSMNRERVLKQFENSLSPLVLVSPSMSEGVDLPYDKCRFQVIYKVPFPYLGDRQVNMRRKRDQKWYAYKTVMTLMQAYGRGMRAQDDECYTYVLDENIKMLFKSPLYRSLVPEFFKEAVIEDE from the coding sequence ATGGCAAACCCTCTTTTTTGTCCTGATTGTGGAATGATGAGAAATCGTTGTATATGCAGTGATAGGAATAAAACTAAAAGTACAAACTCTTTTAAAAGTAAAATAGAATCTTACGTTAGGCCTGAGAGCACAAAACAGGAGAAATCCAGAGATATACTTTATAACAAATCCTATAGAAATTCTTCTCCAAAACCCTCTACCTATACTCCAAAAAAACCTTCCAACAGCACTATTCTTTCATCTTCCCGACGGAACGAAATAAAAAGTAGATTCCCGGACATCGACGAGGAAATTATTAACAATTTCCCTTTTCCAGATCCGAGAGAAGGGCAGCTGGACATTATATCGGATATTAAAAATGCTATTGACGAAGGATTTCGCTACATTGTCCTGGAAGCAGGAACAGGAACTGGTAAATCTGCTATAGCCACCACCTTGGCCAGAATATATGAACCGGCCTATATTTTGACCATGACTAAACAGTTACAGAATCAATATGCGTATGAATTTGATTTTGGCCAGGTAAAAGGTAGGGGCAACTTTTCCTGCAAGACAGATGATCTGGAATCTGGTTGTGACATTGGGACCTGTCAAACCACTCCCAGCTCTAAAAAATTCCATTGTCGCTATGGGGTGAGCAAATCACCAACTATTGGAGCCATTGAAGCATTCGAGGATTCTTTTGGCAATCCAGTATTTTTCCAATCATCAGACCACTGTCATTACTGGGATCAAAAAGCGGATGCAGTTAATAGTGACATCACCCTCATGAATTATGATTATGCCCTTCTGGAACTGAATTACGTGGGGCATTTCGGAGCAAGGGACCTCATGATATTGGATGAGGCCCACAACATTGAAGATAAGCTCATGAGGAGATTAGAAGTGATCGTTTCCAATCAGAGACTGGAAAAAGATATTAAAAAGGTTATTCCTCCAAAAATGGCCACATTCACCGACCCTAACGATTGGATATTGCAGGTGGAGTTTTTAAGAGATTCCTACCAGGATATAAATGTTAAAGACATGCCTAAAAATAAGGCAGATAGAATAAACCATACCGTTTCTCGACTGGGAGATCTGGCTGAAAATCTGGAGAAAGAACCTAAAAATTGGGTAGTAGATCCTAATCAGGGCGGAGTTTCATTTAAGCCACTTAGAGTTCATCATTATGCTGAAGAGAATTTATTCAAACATGCAAAAACCTGTATATTCATGAGTGCTACTATTCTTTCTCATCAGATGTTTTGCAAGTGGTTAGGCCTGGATCCCCGGGAAGTATATTTCGTCAAAGTGGACAGCCCATTTCCCGCATCTAAACGGCCTATTGAATTCAAATTAGCAGGTAAGATGTCTAAAAACCGTATTAAACGGACTGCTCCTGATACTTTACCTATTTTAAACAAGATTCTTAAAAGGCACCAGCACGATAAGGGGCTGATTCATACTCACAATTACCAGTGTCAAAATTATATCATGCAAAAAATTCCTAACTCTCGTTTAACACCCCACAATTCTATGAACCGGGAGCGAGTTTTAAAGCAATTTGAAAATAGTTTATCGCCTCTGGTCCTGGTGAGCCCTTCCATGAGTGAAGGGGTGGATTTGCCCTATGATAAGTGCCGTTTTCAGGTTATTTACAAGGTTCCATTCCCTTATCTGGGCGATAGACAGGTAAACATGCGCCGAAAACGTGACCAGAAATGGTATGCCTATAAAACTGTAATGACTCTTATGCAGGCCTATGGGCGGGGAATGAGGGCCCAGGACGATGAGTGTTACACCTATGTGCTGGATGAGAATATAAAAATGCTATTTAAAAGTCCATTGTACCGTTCTCTGGTACCTGAATTCTTTAAAGAGGCCGTTATTGAGGATGAATGA
- a CDS encoding FprA family A-type flavoprotein yields MKAEATKITDGVYWVGVLDWDLRTYHGYTLNGTSYNAYLVFGEKKVALIDNAYPGKFPELYARIENAFQQEGREVNIDVIVQNHVEKDHSGLLVELHKKFPQAPIYCTEIAIPGLLKHFPALEGAEFVKVGTGEALELGGKTLAFLEAFLLHWPDSMFTLLVEDGILFPNDAFGQHLCFPQRYDHQIPEYILMDATKKFYANLITPLSKLVLKKFQEVTDLGLLEQIKMIAPSHGQIWTDPMKVIGAYSEWATGKCEDKVTIIYDTMHSSTQKLAHSLAEGVMSEGINVEIYYLHEDERSEIVKSILDSKAIALGAPTIYDEPFPSVGDLIYYLRGLKFDRTGRERLAVTFGSMGGQGGAPASLSKDLTDCGFNVREQYEILYVPDQDELDAIFEVGKKLAQKVKTL; encoded by the coding sequence ATGAAAGCAGAAGCAACAAAGATTACTGATGGAGTATACTGGGTAGGAGTATTAGATTGGGATTTGAGAACTTACCATGGATACACCTTGAATGGAACTAGCTACAATGCCTACCTGGTTTTCGGTGAGAAAAAAGTGGCCTTAATTGACAATGCCTACCCTGGAAAATTCCCAGAACTCTATGCTAGAATCGAAAACGCCTTCCAGCAAGAGGGAAGAGAAGTTAATATTGATGTTATTGTTCAAAACCACGTGGAAAAAGATCACAGTGGATTACTGGTAGAATTACATAAGAAATTCCCACAAGCCCCTATTTACTGCACAGAAATTGCAATTCCTGGTCTTTTAAAGCATTTCCCTGCTCTGGAAGGAGCAGAATTCGTGAAAGTAGGTACTGGAGAAGCTCTGGAACTGGGAGGAAAAACTCTGGCCTTTTTAGAAGCTTTCCTCTTGCACTGGCCAGACAGCATGTTCACCTTACTGGTGGAAGACGGCATATTATTCCCAAATGATGCATTTGGACAGCATCTGTGCTTCCCACAAAGATACGATCATCAAATTCCAGAATACATTCTAATGGATGCCACTAAAAAGTTCTATGCCAACCTGATTACACCATTATCCAAATTAGTGTTGAAAAAATTCCAGGAAGTCACCGATCTAGGATTATTAGAACAAATAAAAATGATTGCACCATCACACGGTCAAATCTGGACCGACCCTATGAAAGTTATTGGGGCCTACAGTGAATGGGCCACTGGAAAGTGCGAGGACAAGGTCACCATCATATACGATACCATGCATTCCTCCACACAGAAACTGGCACATTCACTGGCTGAAGGTGTAATGAGTGAGGGAATTAACGTGGAAATCTACTACCTCCACGAAGATGAGCGAAGTGAGATTGTTAAGTCTATACTGGACAGTAAAGCTATCGCCTTGGGTGCACCAACCATTTATGATGAACCATTCCCTAGTGTGGGAGACCTTATTTACTATCTCCGAGGATTGAAATTCGACCGTACTGGAAGAGAAAGATTGGCAGTCACCTTTGGATCCATGGGTGGCCAAGGAGGAGCACCGGCCAGCCTGTCCAAGGATTTAACTGACTGCGGATTCAATGTCAGGGAACAATACGAAATATTATATGTTCCTGACCAGGACGAGCTGGATGCCATCTTTGAAGTGGGTAAAAAACTGGCCCAGAAAGTTAAAACATTGTAA
- the cobI gene encoding precorrin-2 C(20)-methyltransferase, translated as MSKGKLIGVGVGPGDPELLTIKAGKILSEVAVICAPRSAPEKPSIALAIVQPTLSNRKDDYETLEPVFPMTEDKKSLEEHWDQAADMVAIHLENGDDVAFVTLGDPSIFSTFSYLQKRILEKGYDVEMVPGITSFTGCASAAGIPLVEKDEILVIVPKVDNRLENILDDGDTFVIMKTSRHGELLENTIEADERNKEIISVQNCTMENEEVVQGFVKNKKYLSTTLVKFSRD; from the coding sequence ATGTCAAAAGGAAAATTAATAGGAGTGGGAGTGGGGCCTGGTGACCCTGAACTTCTAACTATCAAGGCCGGAAAAATTTTAAGCGAAGTAGCAGTGATATGTGCCCCTCGATCAGCCCCTGAAAAGCCCAGCATAGCTCTAGCCATTGTTCAGCCCACATTAAGTAATAGAAAAGATGATTATGAAACACTGGAACCTGTTTTTCCTATGACTGAGGATAAAAAGTCTCTGGAAGAACACTGGGACCAGGCCGCAGACATGGTGGCCATTCATTTAGAAAATGGAGATGACGTGGCCTTTGTGACCTTAGGAGATCCTTCCATATTCAGTACCTTCTCCTACCTTCAAAAGAGGATCCTGGAGAAAGGATATGATGTAGAAATGGTTCCAGGCATAACATCTTTTACAGGTTGTGCCTCAGCAGCAGGTATTCCACTGGTAGAAAAGGATGAGATACTAGTTATTGTTCCTAAAGTGGATAATAGACTGGAAAACATTCTAGACGATGGAGATACCTTCGTTATAATGAAAACTTCCCGCCATGGTGAATTGCTAGAGAACACTATTGAGGCCGATGAGCGGAATAAAGAAATTATTTCCGTGCAGAACTGTACCATGGAGAATGAAGAAGTGGTGCAAGGTTTTGTTAAAAATAAGAAATATCTCTCCACCACCCTGGTGAAGTTTTCCCGTGATTAA
- a CDS encoding ferritin family protein: protein MEIINEHEIGICKGTDLEKAVAANFNGECQEVGMYLAMARLAQREGLPEIAETLKTIAGEEAEHASHFAELNGVIKTSLRENLEMMLEGETMANNEKKAAAKLAKECDIDPAHDFFDESSRDEGRHAKMLQGLLERYF, encoded by the coding sequence ATGGAAATTATAAACGAACACGAAATTGGAATTTGTAAAGGAACTGACTTAGAAAAAGCTGTAGCAGCCAATTTTAATGGTGAATGTCAAGAAGTGGGAATGTACCTGGCCATGGCCCGATTAGCCCAAAGAGAAGGACTTCCAGAAATTGCTGAAACCTTGAAAACCATTGCCGGGGAAGAAGCAGAACATGCATCGCATTTTGCTGAATTAAACGGTGTTATCAAAACTTCCTTAAGAGAAAACCTGGAAATGATGTTGGAAGGCGAAACCATGGCCAACAATGAGAAAAAGGCGGCAGCCAAACTGGCTAAAGAATGTGATATTGATCCTGCCCATGATTTCTTTGATGAAAGCTCTAGAGATGAAGGAAGACACGCCAAAATGTTACAGGGATTACTGGAGAGATACTTTTAA
- a CDS encoding DUF998 domain-containing protein, whose product MTEKIKNSNKLNLTRSGLLFFLVGSIILMGIITAETFYPEKYTYTTSDSMISDLGATEPPNSIITQPSATIFNFSMIIVGILVLLGTYFLFRALNDKIATILIGLLGLGALGVGIFPGNVNPQHPLFALTTFISGGVSAIYSYRLINSPFKYLSVLFGITGLFFLFTAIIFIPIMGGGGVERWVAYPIVLWLIGFGGYLMGLSSKEKEIVAK is encoded by the coding sequence ATGACCGAAAAAATAAAAAATTCTAATAAATTAAATCTCACCCGTTCCGGGCTTCTTTTTTTCCTGGTAGGTTCTATAATTTTGATGGGGATTATTACCGCTGAGACTTTCTATCCTGAAAAATATACTTACACCACTTCAGATAGTATGATTAGTGATCTGGGGGCCACCGAACCACCAAACAGTATCATAACCCAGCCATCCGCCACCATATTCAATTTTAGCATGATTATAGTGGGTATTTTAGTTCTTTTAGGTACTTATTTCTTATTTAGGGCCTTAAATGATAAAATAGCGACAATTCTAATAGGATTATTAGGATTAGGAGCTTTAGGTGTGGGAATATTTCCAGGAAATGTGAATCCTCAGCACCCTCTATTTGCTCTGACCACTTTCATCAGCGGAGGAGTATCTGCTATTTACTCCTACCGCTTGATCAATTCGCCATTTAAATATTTATCCGTTTTATTTGGAATTACTGGCCTGTTTTTCTTATTTACCGCCATTATTTTTATACCAATTATGGGAGGGGGCGGAGTTGAAAGATGGGTCGCTTACCCCATAGTGCTGTGGTTGATTGGATTTGGAGGATATTTAATGGGATTAAGCTCTAAAGAGAAAGAAATTGTTGCTAAATAA
- the arsM gene encoding arsenite methyltransferase — translation MQEKEIKEFVKDRYSKIAKKENSSCSCCSGADSVTEQAQAVGYSTEELKSIPEEAVFGLGCGNPTALAEIQDGETVLDLGSGGGIDVFLASNKVGDGGKVIGLDMTPDMIETAVKNAQKGGYTNVEFKLGEIENLPIEESTIDVIISNCVINLTPDKNKAYQEVYRVLKPGGRILVSDLVTEGHIPHEIRKNFQAWSECIGGAMEKQDYLSTIKKAGFKEVEIIEQHFFTETNMDERLIGKITSIQLKAMK, via the coding sequence ATGCAGGAAAAAGAAATCAAGGAATTCGTAAAAGACAGGTACTCCAAAATAGCAAAAAAAGAAAATTCCTCTTGTTCATGCTGTTCAGGAGCAGATTCAGTTACTGAACAGGCTCAGGCAGTAGGATACAGTACCGAAGAACTTAAAAGTATTCCTGAAGAGGCAGTATTTGGTTTAGGATGTGGAAACCCCACTGCACTTGCCGAAATTCAGGATGGGGAGACCGTACTGGATTTAGGTTCCGGTGGAGGTATAGATGTTTTCCTGGCATCCAATAAAGTGGGAGATGGAGGAAAAGTCATTGGATTGGACATGACTCCGGACATGATTGAAACTGCCGTTAAAAATGCCCAAAAAGGTGGATACACCAATGTAGAATTCAAATTAGGTGAAATAGAAAATTTGCCTATTGAAGAGAGCACTATTGATGTTATAATCAGTAACTGTGTCATAAATCTCACCCCTGATAAAAATAAGGCCTATCAAGAAGTTTATCGGGTTTTAAAACCGGGAGGAAGAATTTTAGTCTCGGATCTAGTTACTGAAGGCCATATTCCCCATGAGATACGAAAAAACTTCCAGGCCTGGTCTGAATGTATTGGTGGAGCCATGGAGAAGCAAGATTATTTAAGTACCATTAAAAAAGCCGGTTTTAAAGAAGTGGAAATAATAGAACAACATTTTTTCACCGAAACTAATATGGACGAACGTCTTATAGGAAAAATCACCAGCATACAACTCAAAGCCATGAAATAA
- a CDS encoding V4R domain-containing protein gives METPKNVQKNIMSENNNKSPIKIFSTPKGLNVVKSPVKSIILSALREKELSFDEIVKVTGKSKSTVSVHLKALSQDGVIGSKTHPADQRKKIFFINSRYIGELNQQEVQEREEEKVEFLIKNLINNGDPFEFFRLMFHTLRVAMIKEGINLDPILNQTGMRIGEVFYRQLENKKTSELLKNLADFWVSNGLGRLEIENLNPITVRAYDCFECGLLPNVGESACAMDAGILEAVFSAHLSQKIIVNEIKCYAKGDKYCCFVIGSLDELSEELSPD, from the coding sequence ATGGAAACCCCAAAGAACGTGCAGAAAAATATAATGTCGGAAAATAATAATAAAAGCCCTATAAAGATTTTTTCAACTCCAAAAGGACTAAATGTAGTTAAAAGCCCTGTAAAATCCATTATACTTTCTGCTTTAAGAGAAAAGGAACTGAGTTTCGACGAGATAGTGAAGGTGACTGGAAAATCTAAATCCACCGTTTCGGTCCATCTCAAGGCCCTATCTCAAGACGGGGTAATTGGATCTAAAACTCATCCTGCAGATCAACGTAAAAAGATATTTTTCATTAATTCTCGTTATATTGGTGAATTAAACCAGCAAGAAGTCCAGGAAAGAGAAGAAGAAAAAGTAGAATTTCTTATAAAGAATTTAATAAATAATGGGGATCCTTTTGAATTTTTCCGGCTCATGTTCCACACCTTAAGGGTGGCAATGATTAAAGAAGGCATAAATCTGGACCCTATACTTAATCAGACTGGGATGCGCATCGGGGAGGTATTTTATCGACAACTGGAAAATAAAAAAACCAGCGAGCTATTAAAAAATCTGGCCGATTTCTGGGTATCCAATGGCCTGGGTAGGTTGGAGATAGAAAATTTAAATCCTATTACGGTACGGGCCTATGACTGTTTTGAATGTGGCCTTCTTCCTAATGTGGGTGAATCTGCATGTGCAATGGATGCTGGAATATTGGAAGCTGTCTTTTCGGCTCATTTATCTCAGAAAATTATTGTTAATGAAATTAAGTGCTATGCTAAAGGAGATAAGTACTGTTGTTTTGTTATTGGATCTTTGGATGAGCTTTCTGAAGAGTTGTCTCCTGATTAA
- a CDS encoding FAD-dependent oxidoreductase: protein MKVVVIGGGAGGLSTASNIRKYDENAEITVITREEHIAYSPCAIPYVLCGEVDCFENIIMHEPEDYLERNIDVIIQAEVVEVKEAENTIKYHLQEGQNDVEKELKYDYLVIATGGSPFIPPMEGCYLDGVFKIRTIKDGKQIMRWAEKSKKAIVVGAGLIGLEIAFGLKNMGLDVTVTEMLPQIVPRSLDPDMAKIVQNYIEKKGINVILGTPIEKITGETQVEGAIFGDEEEIRTDMVILATGVRPETTMAKMAGCDLGRWAIEVNEKMQTSVPNIYAVGDCVEVYDAITGHNTQSPLGSTAVRQAKIAARNIVGIDAKFNPVLNSMVSQVGNLEFGAVGLTKTSALQNGIKVISGKSKALTKARYYPGAKRIDVKMICDMKGRIIGCQIIAEERVAERVDTMSLAIAQEMTCAELANTEFSYAPPVSMVIDPIILAAEDACAKLQRMHKRKENKKDSNHNISNNLKS from the coding sequence ATGAAAGTAGTAGTAATTGGTGGAGGGGCCGGTGGGCTTTCCACAGCTTCCAACATACGTAAATACGACGAAAATGCTGAAATAACCGTTATAACTCGGGAAGAGCACATAGCATACTCTCCATGTGCAATACCCTACGTATTGTGCGGGGAAGTAGATTGCTTTGAAAATATAATCATGCATGAACCAGAGGATTATCTGGAGCGGAATATCGATGTTATAATTCAAGCAGAGGTAGTTGAGGTAAAAGAAGCGGAAAATACTATTAAATACCATCTACAAGAAGGCCAAAATGATGTTGAAAAGGAATTAAAATATGATTATCTAGTAATTGCCACAGGAGGTTCTCCTTTTATTCCACCTATGGAAGGGTGTTACCTGGATGGAGTTTTCAAAATCCGAACAATTAAAGATGGAAAACAAATAATGAGATGGGCTGAAAAAAGCAAAAAAGCTATTGTGGTAGGTGCTGGATTAATTGGCCTGGAAATTGCTTTTGGCCTTAAAAATATGGGCTTGGATGTCACCGTGACCGAAATGCTTCCTCAAATCGTTCCTCGCTCACTGGATCCAGACATGGCCAAAATAGTCCAAAATTACATTGAGAAAAAGGGAATAAATGTAATTTTAGGAACACCTATTGAAAAAATCACTGGGGAAACACAAGTGGAAGGTGCCATATTTGGTGATGAAGAAGAAATAAGAACCGATATGGTTATTTTAGCTACTGGGGTGCGCCCGGAAACCACCATGGCTAAAATGGCGGGTTGTGATTTGGGAAGATGGGCCATCGAAGTAAACGAGAAGATGCAAACCTCGGTTCCCAATATATATGCTGTAGGGGACTGTGTTGAGGTATATGATGCCATAACTGGCCATAATACTCAATCTCCTTTAGGTTCCACTGCAGTAAGACAGGCTAAAATTGCGGCCCGGAATATTGTGGGGATTGATGCTAAATTTAACCCGGTTTTGAACTCCATGGTATCTCAGGTAGGTAATCTGGAATTTGGAGCGGTTGGTTTGACCAAAACATCTGCCTTGCAGAATGGAATAAAAGTAATTTCTGGCAAAAGTAAGGCCCTTACCAAGGCCCGTTATTATCCTGGGGCAAAAAGAATTGATGTAAAAATGATCTGTGATATGAAAGGACGAATCATAGGTTGCCAAATCATCGCTGAAGAGCGAGTGGCCGAAAGAGTGGACACCATGTCTCTGGCCATTGCCCAGGAAATGACTTGTGCAGAATTGGCCAATACAGAATTTTCATATGCTCCTCCAGTTTCTATGGTTATAGATCCTATTATTCTAGCAGCAGAGGATGCTTGCGCTAAACTGCAACGTATGCATAAAAGAAAGGAAAATAAAAAAGATTCAAACCACAATATCTCGAATAATCTTAAATCTTGA
- a CDS encoding SRPBCC domain-containing protein, producing MENQQFSIVINAPKEKVWRTMLDLDTYKIWAEPFMPGSFYEGDWNQGSKMLFLAPDEKGKMSGMVTQIKESRPYEFVSIEPTGVVEDRKENTTGEEAKEWAGSHENYTFKEIDGKTEVIVDLSAPEEIDEELKQYLLDAWTKALQILKELAEK from the coding sequence ATGGAAAATCAGCAATTTTCAATAGTAATTAATGCTCCAAAAGAAAAGGTCTGGCGCACCATGCTTGATCTGGATACTTACAAAATATGGGCCGAGCCATTTATGCCGGGTTCTTTCTATGAAGGGGACTGGAATCAAGGCAGTAAAATGCTTTTTCTGGCACCGGACGAGAAAGGGAAGATGTCTGGAATGGTGACCCAGATTAAAGAAAGCAGGCCTTATGAGTTCGTTTCTATTGAACCTACAGGTGTGGTGGAAGATAGAAAAGAAAATACTACAGGTGAAGAGGCCAAAGAATGGGCCGGATCACATGAAAATTATACCTTTAAAGAGATTGATGGCAAAACTGAGGTAATAGTGGATTTATCAGCGCCTGAAGAAATAGATGAAGAATTAAAGCAATATCTTCTGGATGCCTGGACAAAAGCTCTACAAATACTAAAAGAACTGGCAGAAAAATAG
- a CDS encoding YdeI/OmpD-associated family protein, with amino-acid sequence MMKSPSSHLGRYYPATRQEWKQWLKDNHKTSAGIWIIYYKKGSQKPRVSYDDAVEEALSFGWIDSTAHALDEERYMQLFTPRKPNSTWSRINKQRVEKLIKLGTMTPAGLKKIEIAKKNGSWSIMDDVEDLIVPNNLEIEFKKNKEARSNYNNFSNSVKKQVLWLIVSAKRPDTRKRRIKKVIKAVEKNEKPF; translated from the coding sequence ATGATGAAATCTCCCAGCTCCCACTTAGGCCGTTATTATCCGGCCACCCGCCAAGAATGGAAGCAGTGGCTAAAAGATAACCATAAAACCTCAGCAGGCATATGGATCATTTATTATAAAAAAGGAAGCCAAAAACCAAGGGTATCCTATGATGATGCTGTGGAAGAGGCCCTTAGTTTTGGCTGGATTGACAGCACGGCCCATGCTCTAGATGAAGAGCGATATATGCAATTATTTACTCCCCGCAAGCCAAACAGTACCTGGTCGCGTATAAACAAGCAACGGGTGGAAAAACTTATAAAACTAGGTACCATGACCCCTGCTGGTCTGAAGAAAATTGAAATTGCCAAGAAAAATGGTTCCTGGAGCATAATGGATGATGTGGAAGATTTAATTGTTCCCAATAATCTAGAAATTGAATTTAAAAAAAATAAAGAGGCCCGCTCAAATTATAACAATTTTTCAAATTCTGTGAAAAAACAGGTTTTGTGGTTAATTGTAAGTGCTAAAAGGCCAGATACCCGGAAAAGAAGAATTAAAAAAGTTATAAAAGCTGTAGAAAAGAACGAAAAGCCATTTTAA
- a CDS encoding DUF4013 domain-containing protein, producing MNLGDMISNSIKFPFSDMKRFLGLFLLYLSSITIFLFPLTMGYSLRIIEATTQGKNELPEFVEWGRMYIDGLKLILISIVYFLIPAILIILSVVMMSISASSIVLLIIGLLVFIIINLIYITAVNNMAYEKKLEAAFDFKKILGIIKNMGWLNYFAYVLIAGIIAGLLSLISDLFSSIEFFGLAGLLIGLLVSLLISSYSLMYQYRFFGLLYCHMKTELSPENEIIEKEAPDGGSEI from the coding sequence ATGAACCTTGGAGATATGATTTCAAATTCAATTAAATTCCCTTTTAGTGATATGAAAAGATTTTTAGGACTTTTTCTTTTATATTTAAGTAGCATTACAATATTCTTGTTTCCTCTGACTATGGGTTATTCCCTGCGAATTATTGAAGCAACCACTCAGGGCAAAAATGAGTTGCCGGAATTTGTGGAATGGGGTAGGATGTATATAGATGGTTTAAAGCTGATTTTAATCTCAATAGTCTACTTTTTGATTCCAGCTATCCTCATTATCCTATCTGTGGTTATGATGAGTATTTCAGCAAGTTCTATTGTTTTGCTGATTATAGGACTTCTGGTTTTTATAATAATCAACCTGATCTATATTACCGCTGTGAACAATATGGCCTATGAAAAGAAATTAGAAGCCGCTTTTGACTTTAAAAAAATATTAGGAATCATAAAAAATATGGGCTGGTTAAACTACTTTGCTTATGTCCTCATAGCGGGTATCATAGCTGGTTTATTGTCTTTAATATCTGATCTATTCTCTTCAATAGAATTTTTTGGATTGGCCGGGTTATTGATAGGTCTCCTAGTATCATTATTAATCAGTAGTTACAGTTTAATGTACCAGTACAGATTTTTTGGACTATTATATTGCCATATGAAAACAGAATTATCACCTGAGAATGAAATTATAGAAAAAGAAGCGCCGGATGGTGGTTCTGAAATATAA